Proteins found in one Amycolatopsis aidingensis genomic segment:
- a CDS encoding alpha/beta hydrolase family protein: protein MSESTYAADTTGAPAPAAVLSVSPVGLSAPGRAVDLQLRVSAPVTGSELPIILLSHGQGPSNHLSSLNGYAPLANFWAAHGFVVLQPTHLSSRTLDLDADHPEAPLYYRSRAEDMALILDRLGEIEDAVPQLRGRVDHGKVAVAGHSMGGHTASLLLGARFTDPRDGTEVNLAEPRITAGVLLASPGRGGDALTEFVLENYAFLSTIDFATMTTPALVVAGEKDASAHLTVRGPEWHTDPYFLAPGRKALVTLFGAEHGLGGISGYDVAETTDENPERVAAVQRLTWAYLRSELYPGDPAWQAACEALTAGPAPLGSVESK from the coding sequence ATGAGTGAATCGACGTACGCGGCCGACACCACCGGCGCGCCCGCACCCGCCGCGGTCCTTTCGGTCAGCCCGGTGGGGCTGTCGGCTCCCGGCCGGGCCGTGGATCTGCAGCTGCGAGTCTCCGCGCCCGTGACCGGAAGCGAGCTGCCGATCATCCTGCTCTCCCACGGCCAGGGCCCCTCGAACCACCTGTCCTCGCTGAATGGCTACGCCCCACTCGCCAACTTCTGGGCTGCGCACGGCTTCGTCGTGCTCCAGCCCACCCATCTGAGCTCCAGGACGCTGGACCTGGACGCCGACCACCCGGAGGCGCCGCTGTACTACCGATCGCGGGCCGAGGACATGGCGCTCATCCTGGACCGGCTCGGCGAGATCGAAGACGCCGTCCCGCAACTCCGCGGGCGCGTCGACCACGGCAAGGTCGCCGTGGCCGGGCACTCGATGGGCGGGCACACCGCGAGCCTGCTGCTGGGCGCGCGGTTCACCGATCCCCGCGACGGGACGGAGGTGAACCTGGCCGAGCCCCGGATCACGGCGGGTGTGCTGCTTGCCTCGCCAGGCCGTGGCGGCGATGCGCTCACCGAGTTCGTGCTCGAGAACTACGCCTTCCTCTCGACCATCGACTTCGCCACGATGACGACCCCCGCGCTTGTAGTCGCCGGGGAGAAGGACGCCTCTGCCCACCTGACGGTTCGGGGCCCGGAGTGGCACACCGATCCGTACTTCCTCGCCCCGGGCCGCAAGGCACTCGTCACCCTGTTCGGCGCGGAACACGGGCTCGGCGGGATCTCCGGCTACGACGTCGCCGAGACCACCGACGAGAACCCCGAGCGGGTCGCGGCGGTCCAGCGGCTCACCTGGGCCTACCTCCGCTCGGAGCTCTACCCAGGGGACCCCGCGTGGCAGGCGGCGTGCGAAGCACTGACGGCCGGCCCCGCTCCACTCGGAAGCGTCGAATCCAAGTAA
- a CDS encoding TetR/AcrR family transcriptional regulator, which produces MPTESQPGEAQARSKRADARRNQQALLTAAAAVFVTSGVDAPIREIAARAGVGVGTIYRHFPTRADLIVAVYRHQVEACAEAGPTLLASAGSPLAALRQWVDLFVDFLVTKHGLANALQSDSSGFEALHTYFLDRLVPVCAQLLDAAVDAGEARPGTQAYELMRGIGNLCIGRDDDPRYDPRRLIELLLNGLQRPTYPDPDLGEPVAGA; this is translated from the coding sequence GTGCCCACTGAAAGCCAGCCCGGGGAGGCGCAGGCGCGAAGCAAGCGGGCCGACGCGCGGCGCAACCAGCAGGCGCTGCTTACCGCCGCCGCAGCGGTCTTCGTCACCTCCGGCGTCGACGCGCCGATCCGAGAGATCGCGGCCAGGGCCGGTGTCGGGGTGGGGACGATCTACCGCCACTTCCCGACGCGGGCGGACCTCATCGTCGCCGTCTACCGGCACCAGGTCGAAGCCTGTGCCGAGGCCGGTCCGACCCTGCTGGCCAGTGCCGGCTCTCCGCTCGCGGCTCTCCGCCAGTGGGTCGACCTCTTCGTTGACTTCCTTGTCACCAAGCACGGACTGGCCAACGCGCTGCAATCCGACAGCAGCGGCTTCGAGGCGCTGCACACCTACTTCCTCGACCGCCTGGTGCCCGTCTGCGCGCAGCTGCTCGATGCCGCGGTCGACGCCGGTGAGGCCAGGCCCGGTACGCAGGCCTACGAACTGATGCGCGGCATCGGCAACCTCTGCATTGGACGGGACGACGATCCCCGCTATGACCCTCGCCGATTGATCGAACTGCTCCTCAACGGGCTACAACGACCCACTTATCCTGATCCCGATCTCGGCGAACCGGTTGCGGGGGCGTAA